One region of Mucilaginibacter sp. 14171R-50 genomic DNA includes:
- a CDS encoding peptidylprolyl isomerase, with translation MGKILAGVIGLALFAFIAGEVVQSGGAFFRDDVHNIGEVNGEKIPYVDFNNRLEQSTQQFKQQSGQSLTPQITNYIQETTWNQFLTELLLNKEINKLGIVVGDDETRSMISGNNPDPQIQRQFVDDKGQFDKTKLNQFLGYLQSAKVDPKQQEAWNDFVKQLIAAKRQQKYMALVTNGLYVNALDAQDDYLAKNKLANFKYTVLDYASIPDANVKLTDNDYSTYYNDHKSEFKNPQELRSFEYISFNAAPSKADTAAVRTQVDKLAADFKATPNDSLFVQINSETKAQLTYHKKGELEPKLDSVMFGAGKGFVYGPYLSNGSFKIAKLVDSKIGPDSVKARHILLNPTTEGGLDKAIAKADSLKKLIAGGRPFAELAKNFSVDKVANEKGGDLGTFGRNTMDPVFEAATFNAKVGDVKVVTTQFGVHVVQILDQKGSSRVVKVAVVDKPLLPSTKTTAAVYARAQSFLSSLTAENFDAQAKKAGLAIKNAEDVNATAASVLGLDNARDIVKWAFKSEKGAFSDQVFAVGDQYVVARLTTIKPKGVLPLDVVKKQIEPMVRIQVKGKQLSDKFQAALNGASNIDQVAQKVGSKVVPLQNIVFANPVIPGATAEYKVVGTVFGSQPNKLSKPVAGQQGVYVFTLDSFTNPAQLTNNVREKQQIGQALAQRSQGQVLDALKDKANVKDNRAKFL, from the coding sequence ATGGGAAAAATTCTCGCAGGAGTTATTGGATTGGCGCTTTTTGCGTTTATCGCAGGCGAAGTGGTACAATCAGGAGGTGCTTTTTTCAGGGATGATGTTCATAACATCGGCGAAGTGAACGGCGAAAAAATTCCGTACGTTGATTTTAATAACAGGTTAGAGCAAAGTACACAGCAGTTTAAGCAACAGTCTGGCCAAAGCCTTACACCTCAGATCACCAACTACATACAGGAGACCACCTGGAACCAATTTTTAACTGAGTTACTTTTAAATAAAGAGATAAATAAACTGGGCATTGTTGTAGGCGATGACGAAACCAGGTCAATGATCAGTGGTAACAACCCCGACCCGCAGATACAGCGCCAGTTTGTTGATGATAAAGGCCAGTTTGATAAAACAAAGCTTAACCAGTTTTTAGGTTATCTGCAATCTGCAAAGGTAGACCCTAAACAACAAGAGGCCTGGAACGATTTTGTTAAGCAACTGATCGCCGCAAAAAGGCAGCAAAAGTATATGGCTTTGGTAACCAATGGCTTGTACGTTAACGCGCTTGATGCTCAGGACGATTACCTTGCAAAAAACAAACTGGCAAACTTTAAGTACACAGTGCTTGACTATGCATCAATACCCGATGCTAACGTTAAATTAACTGACAACGATTACAGCACTTATTATAATGATCATAAATCAGAGTTTAAAAACCCGCAGGAGTTGCGCAGCTTTGAATATATAAGCTTCAACGCGGCACCTTCAAAAGCCGATACCGCAGCAGTACGTACGCAGGTTGATAAATTAGCGGCTGATTTTAAGGCAACCCCTAACGATTCACTTTTTGTACAGATCAACTCTGAAACAAAGGCGCAGCTTACTTATCACAAAAAAGGCGAGTTAGAGCCAAAGCTGGATTCGGTAATGTTCGGTGCGGGTAAAGGCTTTGTTTATGGCCCTTACCTGTCAAACGGCAGCTTCAAAATCGCCAAGCTTGTTGATTCAAAAATTGGCCCCGACTCGGTTAAAGCACGCCACATTTTGTTGAACCCTACCACCGAAGGTGGCCTTGATAAAGCTATTGCCAAAGCCGATTCGCTCAAAAAACTGATTGCGGGCGGCAGGCCGTTTGCAGAGTTAGCAAAAAACTTTTCTGTTGACAAGGTAGCTAACGAAAAAGGCGGCGACCTTGGCACTTTTGGCCGTAACACTATGGATCCGGTATTTGAAGCAGCGACTTTTAACGCAAAGGTTGGCGATGTAAAGGTGGTAACCACTCAATTTGGTGTTCATGTGGTTCAGATATTGGATCAAAAAGGATCATCAAGAGTGGTAAAAGTAGCCGTAGTTGATAAACCATTGTTGCCAAGCACTAAAACAACCGCAGCTGTTTACGCCAGGGCACAGTCGTTTTTATCCTCGTTAACCGCCGAAAATTTCGACGCCCAGGCAAAGAAAGCCGGCTTGGCTATTAAAAACGCCGAAGACGTTAACGCTACCGCTGCCAGTGTATTGGGTTTAGATAACGCACGCGACATTGTAAAGTGGGCTTTTAAATCAGAAAAAGGCGCTTTCTCTGACCAGGTGTTTGCGGTTGGCGACCAGTATGTGGTTGCCCGTTTAACCACTATAAAACCAAAAGGCGTTTTACCTTTGGATGTTGTTAAAAAACAAATTGAACCCATGGTACGCATACAGGTTAAAGGAAAACAGCTTAGCGATAAATTCCAGGCTGCTTTGAATGGCGCTTCAAACATCGATCAGGTTGCCCAAAAAGTCGGCAGCAAAGTAGTGCCTTTGCAAAACATAGTATTTGCCAACCCGGTAATACCAGGTGCAACAGCCGAATATAAAGTGGTAGGTACGGTATTTGGTTCGCAGCCAAACAAACTTTCTAAACCTGTCGCCGGCCAGCAAGGCGTTTATGTATTTACGTTGGATAGCTTTACAAACCCAGCACAGCTTACTAACAATGTAAGGGAGAAACAACAGATAGGCCAGGCGCTTGCACAACGCTCGCAAGGCCAGGTGCTTGATGCCCTGAAAGATAAGGCGAATGTAAAAGATAACAGGGCGAAGTTCTTGTAA
- a CDS encoding DUF2480 family protein, whose translation MEIQENIINKVAQSGLVTLDPAQFYAPGERVVYDIKDNLFHGLILREKDFREFVKTHDWAQYQGKNVAVTCTADAIVPAWAYMLLANRLAPYARQVVFGDAEVLETVLFVKEVSRLDVEQYRDQRVVIKGCGDIPVPVSAYVELTQRLTPVAKSLMFGEPCSTVPIYKRKD comes from the coding sequence ATGGAGATACAGGAAAACATTATAAATAAAGTAGCGCAAAGCGGCCTGGTCACTTTAGACCCGGCGCAGTTTTACGCACCGGGCGAGCGTGTGGTTTATGATATCAAAGACAACTTGTTCCACGGCCTTATACTGCGCGAAAAAGATTTTCGCGAGTTTGTAAAAACACACGATTGGGCCCAATATCAGGGCAAAAATGTTGCGGTTACCTGCACAGCCGACGCCATTGTACCTGCCTGGGCATATATGTTACTGGCCAACCGTTTGGCGCCGTATGCCCGCCAGGTAGTTTTTGGCGATGCTGAAGTTTTAGAAACCGTATTGTTTGTAAAAGAGGTTTCGCGCCTTGATGTGGAGCAATACCGCGATCAGCGCGTAGTGATTAAAGGCTGCGGTGATATCCCGGTGCCGGTATCGGCGTATGTAGAGTTAACGCAAAGGCTTACGCCGGTGGCAAAAAGCCTGATGTTTGGCGAACCCTGCTCTACCGTACCCATTTATAAACGCAAAGATTAA
- a CDS encoding DUF3108 domain-containing protein has product MKKYFLFLLMLAGVSAAFSQEVTKTNEVAFQAGEQITYKLKYGIFTAAEAVIKVENSPVKFDNHPALHIFADAKTAGTFNLLFKVRNRYETFINPQTLLPYYYSEQRQESSYRHSDKVTFDHDTGMITADKGKFPFKGNVFDFLSAYYFARNIDVSKLKVGDKLSMRYFLEDGIHTLTITFMGHEQVKCGLGTFDCLKFNPTIIPGRIFRKNSKLYLWITNDKNRIPVKAHVELIVGSLVMDLTQASGLKYPLNPVKK; this is encoded by the coding sequence ATGAAGAAATATTTTTTATTCCTGCTAATGCTTGCCGGTGTTTCGGCCGCATTTAGCCAGGAAGTAACCAAAACAAACGAAGTTGCATTTCAGGCCGGCGAACAAATAACTTATAAGCTTAAATATGGCATATTTACCGCGGCCGAGGCCGTTATAAAAGTAGAAAACAGCCCTGTTAAGTTTGACAATCACCCCGCACTCCATATATTCGCCGACGCTAAAACAGCTGGTACATTTAACCTGCTTTTTAAAGTACGTAACAGATACGAAACCTTTATTAATCCGCAAACCCTGCTGCCTTACTACTATTCCGAGCAAAGGCAGGAGTCGAGTTACCGGCATAGCGATAAGGTAACTTTTGACCACGATACCGGAATGATAACTGCTGATAAAGGCAAGTTCCCTTTTAAAGGTAACGTGTTCGATTTTTTATCAGCATATTACTTTGCACGTAACATCGATGTGTCAAAATTAAAGGTGGGCGATAAATTAAGTATGCGTTACTTTTTAGAGGATGGGATACATACGCTTACCATAACATTTATGGGCCACGAGCAGGTAAAATGCGGCTTGGGCACCTTCGACTGTTTAAAATTCAACCCTACAATTATCCCCGGGCGTATATTCCGAAAAAATAGTAAGCTATATTTGTGGATAACTAACGATAAGAACCGCATACCCGTTAAAGCGCATGTAGAGTTGATAGTTGGCAGTTTGGTAATGGACCTTACACAGGCCAGCGGGCTTAAATACCCGCTAAACCCGGTAAAAAAATAA
- a CDS encoding DUF3109 family protein, translated as MIEVGSVLLHEDVIKNNFVCNLNKCKGACCLEGDSGAPLNHDELEILADIYPKVKPYMTAKGIATIEREGTHVTDFEGDYTTPCVDVNKECAYVTWENGITKCAIEKAYEQGAVTWQKPISCHLYPIRITAYPEFDVLNYDRWSICSPACTFGNELQVKVHEFLKGPLIRKYGEEWYRELEDTVAGI; from the coding sequence ATGATCGAAGTTGGAAGCGTGTTATTGCACGAGGATGTAATAAAAAACAATTTTGTTTGTAATTTGAATAAATGCAAAGGCGCCTGCTGCCTTGAAGGCGACTCGGGCGCGCCCTTAAATCACGACGAACTGGAGATACTGGCAGATATTTATCCAAAGGTAAAACCTTATATGACGGCCAAGGGCATTGCCACCATTGAACGCGAAGGCACCCATGTAACCGATTTTGAAGGAGATTATACTACACCGTGCGTTGATGTAAATAAAGAATGCGCTTACGTAACCTGGGAGAACGGCATTACCAAATGCGCCATAGAAAAAGCGTATGAGCAAGGCGCGGTAACCTGGCAAAAACCAATATCCTGCCACTTATACCCTATCCGCATTACGGCTTACCCCGAGTTTGATGTGCTTAACTATGATCGCTGGAGCATTTGCAGCCCTGCATGTACATTTGGCAACGAACTACAGGTAAAAGTGCACGAGTTTTTGAAAGGCCCGCTCATTCGTAAATACGGCGAAGAATGGTACCGCGAACTGGAAGATACGGTTGCGGGCATCTGA
- the gmd gene encoding GDP-mannose 4,6-dehydratase, with protein MKKALITGITGQDGAYLAEFLLKKGYEVHGIKRRSSSFNTDRIDHLYHDPHETGVKLQLHYGDLTDAMNLTRLIQEIQPDEIYNLGAQSHVKVSFDSPEYTANADGLGVLRILEAIRLLGLTKKTRLYQASTSELYGLVQHVPQSETTPFYPRSPYAVAKLYGYWIIVNYREAYQMYACNGILFNHESPIRGETFVTRKITRAVAKIGLGLQDCLYIGNLSAQRDWGHAKDYIVAMWLMLQQEKPEDYVIATGVTTTVREFIKMSFAELGIEVEFSGKDENERGVIIDIDQQKVELLGLNADALRFGQTVVKVDSNYFRPTEVDLLIGDPSKAKKQLGWQPSYDLQALVTDMVQSDLHLAKKDEHMKKGGFKTLNYFE; from the coding sequence ATGAAAAAGGCTTTAATAACGGGTATAACCGGACAAGACGGCGCATATTTAGCTGAATTTTTGCTTAAAAAAGGATATGAGGTGCATGGCATTAAACGCCGCTCATCATCATTCAATACCGACCGGATAGACCACCTTTACCACGACCCGCACGAAACCGGTGTTAAATTGCAGCTGCACTACGGCGACCTTACCGATGCCATGAATTTAACCCGGCTTATACAAGAAATACAGCCCGATGAAATATATAACCTTGGCGCACAAAGCCACGTTAAGGTAAGCTTTGACTCCCCTGAATACACGGCCAATGCGGATGGACTTGGCGTGCTCCGTATATTAGAAGCCATCAGGTTATTGGGACTTACCAAAAAAACGCGTTTGTATCAGGCATCTACATCAGAGCTTTATGGTTTGGTGCAGCATGTTCCGCAAAGCGAAACAACGCCTTTTTATCCACGCTCGCCTTATGCTGTAGCTAAGCTTTACGGGTATTGGATAATAGTGAACTATCGCGAAGCATATCAAATGTACGCATGTAATGGTATATTATTCAATCATGAAAGCCCTATACGCGGCGAAACATTTGTTACCCGCAAAATTACCCGCGCGGTTGCCAAGATCGGGTTAGGGCTGCAGGATTGCCTGTATATAGGCAATTTATCGGCGCAGCGCGATTGGGGCCACGCTAAGGACTATATTGTTGCGATGTGGCTGATGTTGCAGCAGGAGAAGCCGGAGGACTATGTAATAGCAACCGGCGTTACCACTACTGTGCGCGAGTTTATTAAAATGTCGTTCGCTGAATTGGGTATCGAGGTGGAATTTAGCGGCAAGGATGAAAATGAAAGAGGCGTTATCATTGATATTGACCAGCAAAAAGTAGAATTGTTAGGCTTAAACGCTGATGCTTTAAGGTTTGGCCAAACGGTTGTTAAGGTCGACAGCAACTATTTCAGGCCTACGGAAGTTGACCTGTTAATTGGCGACCCCTCAAAAGCAAAAAAACAATTAGGCTGGCAACCAAGTTATGATTTGCAAGCCCTGGTTACTGATATGGTACAGTCTGACCTGCATTTAGCAAAAAAGGACGAACACATGAAAAAAGGGGGATTTAAGACGTTAAACTACTTTGAATAG
- a CDS encoding gliding motility protein RemB: MKRLFISITLLLVTVGIARSQSVYQPYSYDFYQKFNADAYSTKTRLHTAIKPFFVDDSLLMHRYDSIMNYGSDASNSNILYRKLFNEHLVDVKGVNSTFYADLLPDFNIGRDLSAKQNTYLSSLGLQFGGTAGKKFSYYVSGYLNQARVPDYISTYIRQVGIVPGQAYANTFNSNPNDYSWDYITANVSYTPVKYLNISAGRDKTFIGDGYRSLLLSDYASPYPFFKLTANLGNVKYMAMWAYFTDPAGTSDKFKDRNKWGIFHYLDWNVSNRLSLGFFDSIIWANEDDQGHTHGFDFSYINPVIFLRPVEAANGSPDNALIGFTTKYKLTDGLTAYGQFSLDEFTAKEFFSNPGYSNNKFGYQLGVKGANLFGVTNLNYLLETNTVRPYTYSERASILNYSANSEPLAHPWGANFREVVALLNYSYKRFDLMGEVDYGHYGLDMNGINYGKDIFQHYTTPLAKYGNTIGQGLKTNMVYLQGKIGYVLNPKYNLRLELGGIYRTEKNSDFNDKTAMITFGVRSSFRQIYTDLASYKTH; the protein is encoded by the coding sequence ATGAAGAGATTATTTATCAGCATAACATTACTACTGGTTACGGTGGGCATAGCCCGTTCTCAATCGGTATACCAGCCGTACTCATACGACTTCTATCAAAAGTTTAATGCTGATGCTTACTCAACCAAAACCCGCCTGCATACTGCCATAAAACCTTTTTTTGTTGACGATTCGCTACTGATGCACCGCTATGATTCGATCATGAACTATGGCAGCGATGCATCAAACAGTAATATATTGTACCGCAAATTGTTTAACGAACATTTGGTAGACGTGAAAGGTGTAAACTCTACTTTTTATGCCGATCTGTTGCCCGATTTTAATATTGGCCGGGACCTCTCTGCTAAACAAAACACCTACCTCAGTTCGCTTGGATTGCAATTTGGAGGTACTGCCGGTAAAAAGTTTTCTTATTATGTATCGGGGTATTTGAACCAGGCCAGGGTGCCGGATTATATCTCTACCTACATCAGGCAGGTTGGTATTGTGCCCGGGCAGGCGTATGCAAATACCTTTAACAGTAACCCCAACGATTACTCGTGGGATTATATTACGGCTAATGTATCGTACACCCCGGTTAAGTATTTAAACATAAGCGCCGGGCGCGACAAAACATTTATCGGCGACGGCTACCGCTCCCTCCTATTATCTGATTATGCTTCGCCGTACCCTTTTTTCAAGCTTACCGCAAACCTGGGCAACGTAAAATATATGGCCATGTGGGCATACTTTACCGACCCTGCCGGCACCAGCGACAAATTTAAAGACCGCAATAAGTGGGGGATATTCCATTACCTTGACTGGAACGTAAGTAACCGATTGTCGCTTGGCTTTTTTGATTCTATCATTTGGGCCAATGAGGACGACCAGGGCCACACCCACGGTTTCGATTTCAGCTACATAAACCCGGTAATATTTCTAAGGCCTGTTGAAGCCGCAAATGGCTCGCCTGATAACGCGCTGATAGGTTTTACAACTAAATACAAATTAACCGACGGCCTAACTGCTTACGGCCAGTTCTCGCTTGATGAATTTACGGCTAAGGAGTTCTTCTCTAACCCGGGTTATTCAAACAATAAATTCGGTTATCAGCTCGGGGTAAAGGGCGCCAACCTGTTCGGCGTTACCAATCTTAACTATCTGTTAGAAACCAACACCGTAAGGCCTTACACTTATTCAGAAAGGGCCAGCATACTAAATTACTCGGCCAATAGCGAACCACTGGCGCACCCCTGGGGCGCCAACTTCCGCGAAGTGGTTGCGCTGCTTAACTACTCCTACAAACGGTTTGACCTGATGGGTGAAGTAGATTACGGGCATTACGGACTTGATATGAATGGTATAAACTACGGTAAAGACATATTTCAGCATTATACTACACCGTTAGCTAAATATGGCAACACTATTGGGCAGGGCTTAAAAACAAACATGGTGTACCTGCAGGGTAAAATTGGTTATGTACTTAACCCCAAATACAACCTGAGGTTAGAACTGGGAGGCATATACCGCACCGAAAAGAACAGCGATTTTAACGACAAGACCGCCATGATAACCTTTGGTGTTCGCAGTTCGTTCCGCCAGATCTATACCGACCTGGCCAGCTATAAAACGCACTGA
- the tilS gene encoding tRNA lysidine(34) synthetase TilS, translating to MLPVKRFVEFIGQNKLFTPANKILAAVSGGMDSVLMAHLLKAAGFNFSIAHCNFNLRGPEADADEEFTRQLALQMGVSFHTVKFNTQQYAADNRVSIQMAARDMRYQWFDEVSQSAGYDVIALAHHQNDTIETILLNLTRGTGIAGLHGILPKNGNLVRPLLFLTRNEIQTIIAAEGLTYTEDASNASVKYARNKLRHQVIPILKELNPNLEATFESNLRKFRELEMLLNREVDDLKKKLLLIEGNEVHISINEIEKLSPKRLLLFKLLYDYGFGEMVVDDLITVLGRHPGRVFESAGFMLLVDRGRLIISPKAGVKDKAVSFSPGDTNVGYNNYKLTVLHDDSPLIVKDNPLAVSVDAEQLVYPLTLRAWQQGDTFYPLGMKTRQKLSDFFIHQKIPLHQKGGVPILVNGNGDIIWVGGYRLSERYKVSDNTKKVTIFELYKL from the coding sequence ATGCTTCCTGTTAAACGCTTTGTTGAATTTATTGGACAAAATAAGTTATTTACACCTGCCAACAAAATACTGGCAGCTGTAAGCGGAGGCATGGATTCCGTTTTAATGGCCCATTTGCTAAAGGCGGCCGGCTTTAATTTTAGCATAGCACATTGCAATTTTAACCTGCGCGGCCCCGAAGCTGATGCCGACGAGGAGTTTACCAGGCAGCTTGCCCTGCAAATGGGGGTTAGCTTCCACACGGTTAAGTTTAATACTCAGCAATACGCTGCCGATAACCGGGTATCTATCCAAATGGCGGCCCGCGATATGCGGTACCAATGGTTTGATGAGGTCAGCCAATCAGCAGGTTATGATGTCATTGCGCTTGCACACCATCAGAACGATACTATCGAAACAATATTGTTAAACCTTACACGGGGGACGGGCATTGCTGGTTTGCACGGCATTTTGCCAAAAAACGGCAACCTGGTGCGCCCCCTGCTTTTCCTGACGCGCAACGAAATACAGACCATTATTGCTGCGGAAGGTTTAACATATACAGAGGACGCCTCGAACGCCTCGGTTAAATACGCCCGGAACAAACTACGGCACCAGGTTATCCCGATATTAAAAGAGCTTAACCCCAACCTCGAGGCCACTTTTGAAAGCAATCTGCGCAAATTCAGGGAACTGGAAATGCTGTTGAACCGTGAGGTAGATGATTTAAAAAAGAAGCTTTTGCTAATTGAAGGTAATGAAGTACACATAAGCATCAACGAAATAGAAAAGCTATCGCCTAAGCGCTTGTTACTTTTTAAATTGCTGTATGATTACGGCTTCGGCGAAATGGTGGTTGATGACCTGATAACAGTACTTGGCAGGCATCCGGGCAGGGTATTTGAAAGTGCAGGGTTTATGTTATTGGTAGATAGGGGCAGGCTCATTATATCGCCAAAAGCGGGTGTAAAGGATAAGGCAGTTAGTTTTAGCCCTGGCGATACCAATGTGGGGTATAACAACTATAAATTGACTGTGCTGCATGATGATAGTCCGCTTATCGTGAAGGATAATCCCCTGGCGGTTTCGGTAGATGCGGAACAGTTGGTTTACCCGCTAACGCTTCGCGCATGGCAGCAGGGAGATACTTTTTATCCACTGGGGATGAAGACCAGGCAAAAGCTAAGCGATTTTTTTATACATCAAAAAATCCCTTTGCATCAAAAAGGTGGTGTGCCGATACTGGTAAACGGCAATGGCGATATCATTTGGGTTGGTGGTTACCGTTTGAGCGAAAGGTATAAAGTAAGCGATAACACTAAAAAAGTTACTATATTCGAACTGTATAAATTATGA